Proteins encoded in a region of the Stieleria neptunia genome:
- a CDS encoding efflux RND transporter periplasmic adaptor subunit: MDFILNLPKNEPEERMKNGNLIRMFHLALWSIAIASTAVVASAETIEVDSVLIRLIDQVDVPARAIGSLVEVQTSEGKRVEKGDLLAQIDDTEAQLDYKRATFELDIAMRDAENDVAIRSALKKRVYSKAHFDRLVRAEAAQPRSVSQSELEKARLEAEQAEFEIEKARSDLQNAKTKKDLTANALALAKRNIEVRRILAPQSGEVVEVLRHVGEWVTPGEKIFRIVSIKRLRAEGFVQASQVTEALKGLPVKVVRHDQHDPAQTYSGTIVFVSREIDPVNGQVRIWAEIDNHDGRLQPGHRAHMSITAD, from the coding sequence ATGGATTTTATTTTGAACCTGCCGAAGAACGAACCGGAAGAACGGATGAAGAACGGAAACCTGATCCGCATGTTTCACCTGGCCCTGTGGTCGATCGCGATCGCATCAACGGCCGTCGTCGCCTCGGCCGAAACGATCGAGGTGGATTCGGTGCTGATCCGGTTGATCGATCAAGTCGACGTGCCCGCCCGCGCGATCGGCTCGCTGGTCGAGGTCCAGACATCGGAAGGCAAGCGGGTCGAAAAGGGAGATCTGCTTGCGCAAATCGATGACACCGAAGCCCAGTTGGACTACAAGCGTGCGACGTTTGAATTGGACATCGCGATGCGTGACGCGGAAAACGACGTCGCGATTCGATCGGCCCTGAAGAAACGGGTCTATTCAAAGGCCCATTTTGATCGGCTGGTCCGAGCCGAAGCCGCTCAGCCGCGAAGTGTGTCTCAATCAGAATTGGAAAAAGCCCGACTGGAAGCCGAGCAGGCGGAATTTGAAATTGAAAAAGCGCGCAGCGATCTTCAAAACGCCAAAACGAAAAAGGACTTGACGGCCAACGCCTTGGCGCTGGCCAAGCGAAACATCGAGGTGCGGCGGATTTTGGCGCCGCAGAGCGGAGAGGTGGTCGAAGTGTTGCGTCACGTGGGCGAGTGGGTGACGCCCGGCGAAAAGATCTTTCGGATCGTCAGCATCAAACGATTGCGCGCCGAGGGATTTGTCCAAGCGAGCCAGGTCACCGAAGCATTGAAAGGGTTGCCGGTCAAGGTCGTCAGGCACGACCAACATGATCCCGCGCAGACCTACTCCGGAACGATCGTGTTCGTCAGCCGCGAGATCGACCCGGTCAACGGCCAGGTTCGGATCTGGGCCGAGATCGACAACCACGACGGACGATTGCAACCCGGACATCGAGCCCACATGTCGATCACCGCGGATTGA